Proteins encoded together in one Rhipicephalus sanguineus isolate Rsan-2018 chromosome 9, BIME_Rsan_1.4, whole genome shotgun sequence window:
- the LOC119404345 gene encoding uncharacterized protein LOC119404345 has translation MTVTAACLPLLLALAAATTQPPPPLQLPDVKFSCQGRETGYYADVELRCSVFHYCGAQGDRYSFVCPPKSTFNQRLLMCDYEAGALEMCPHSESLYNISKTTPRLRKPVTRPPRTTTTPPPSRTPSTTTAAVFGKPRSTTTAPPTDEEEEWLDDEGNETQWLSNETHWSQPIQHQEDGGWQPSEPLFDRDALFHNLRSHESAVTYEEPRGDGSGANSFVVYDPNELGRPFYYQPEPANYEPPRPPWQPMAQVLLGRPAGNYYKTPSGYFEFRHRSSSSRRARSTRVKRQLLLSRLFKRQPLRLPPPREEESGWLPSIHFPLRGFFPPDPSSWPSLQLPPAKSPAPFQAEPRPHGHAFSRPMPRPDHFLQPRAPSPPFSPELRPWSQLGVSYLSDTMFVPPHVIPGRSTPPHVIPGRSTPPHVIPGRSTPPHVIPGWSTPPHVIPGRSTPPIVPRQTASPVMVAAPRQKAASPLLPPRQTAPPPMVPIRQAAARLPVKRPPPRKKNSRRRRPTPRTTTRSPPVKDNRTFSWFGGWTTSAPPMSVPAKPTLASPTLPRPTQMWSLPNKSSNSSSKSTTTATLKLSATTPFSWERLRPTTSTSTPRPATVVRVFSNKIGSSVMATAGTPRTTTSTTPSTTAADVKENVIGNGRDRGFPFEFFTDVNKLVARTTPQPQPVYKPPASREPVTEVVTAISFSESALAA, from the coding sequence ATGACGGTCACCGCCGCGTGTCTGCCGCTGCTGCTGGCGCTGGCCGCCGCTACAACACAGCCGCCGCCACCACTCCAGTTGCCCGATGTCAAGTTCAGCTGCCAAGGTCGAGAGACCGGTTACTATGCGGACGTTGAGCTGCGCTGCAGCGTCTTCCACTACTGCGGCGCGCAGGGTGACCGCTACTCCTTCGTGTGCCCGCCAAAGTCCACCTTCAACCAACGGCTTCTCATGTGCGACTACGAGGCTGGTGCACTGGAAATGTGCCCCCATTCGGAGAGTCTTTACAACATTAGCAAGACCACACCGCGACTGCGCAAGCCGGTGACCAGGCCGCCCAGAACGAcgacgactccgccgcccagCAGGACGCCATCGACCACTACCGCGGCTGTATTCGGCAAGCCGCGCAGCACCACTACCGCTCCGCCGACCGACGAAGAGGAGGAGTGGCTGGATGACGAAGGCAATGAGACGCAATGGCTCAGCAACGAGACACACTGGTCTCAGCCCATACAGCACCAGGAAGACGGCGGCTGGCAGCCCTCAGAACCGCTGTTCGATCGCGACGCGCTTTTCCATAACCTTCGCTCCCACGAGAGCGCAGTCACCTACGAGGAACCTCGCGGCGATGGTTCTGGAGCCAATTCATTTGTGGTGTATGACCCGAACGAGCTGGGCCGCCCGTTCTATTACCAGCCGGAGCCAGCCAACTACGAGCCGCCGAGGCCCCCATGGCAACCGATGGCCCAAGTGCTGCTGGGGCGACCAGCAGGTAATTACTACAAGACCCCCTCAGGATACTTCGAGTTCCGCCACAGGTCGTCGTCGAGCAGAAGGGCTCGCTCAACACGTGTAAAACGCCAGCTGCTGCTGTCGCGGCTTTTCAAGCGGCAGCCGCTGCGCCTTCCGCCTCCCAGGGAAGAAGAAAGTGGCTGGTTGCCCAGTATCCACTTCCCGCTCAGGGGATTCTTTCCACCCGATCCATCTTCGTGGCCTTCACTACAACTGCCACCAGCCAAAAGCCCAGCGCCCTTCCAGGCTGAACCCAGGCCCCACGGGCACGCGTTCAGCCGGCCCATGCCACGTCCGGATCATTTCCTCCAGCCGCGGGCACCATCGCCTCCATTCTCCCCTGAACTGCGACCATGGTCTCAGCTGGGCGTCTCGTATTTGTCGGACACAATGTTCGTGCCACCCCATGTGATACCAGGTCGGAGTACACCACCACATGTGATACCAGGTCGGAGCACGCCACCACATGTGATACCAGGTCGGAGCACGCCACCACACGTGATACCAGGTTGGAGCACGCCACCACATGTGATACCAGGTCGGAGCACGCCACCTATAGTGCCCCGACAGACGGCGTCACCTGTAATGGTGGCGGCACCCCGGCAGAAGGCCGCATCTCCACTGCTGCCACCACGTCAGACCGCGCCACCTCCCATGGTACCAATCAGACAAGCTGCCGCGCGGTTGCCCGTGAAGCGCCCGCCGCCAAGGAAAAAGAACAGTCGTAGACGCCGGCCCACGCCGCGCACCACAACAAGGTCACCGCCCGTTAAGGACAACCGCACGTTCAGTTGGTTCGGCGGGTGGACCACCAGTGCACCTCCTATGTCCGTGCCAGCGAAGCCTACGTTGGCCAGTCCCACACTGCCAAGACCTACGCAGATGTGGTCTCTGCCGAACAAGTCGTCTAACTCTTCCTCTAAATCGACTACTACAGCGACGCTGAAGCTCAGTGCAACAACGCCCTTCAGCTGGGAGCGGCTGCGCCCGACGACGTCCACCTCAACGCCTCGACCCGCTACCGTAGTGCGCGTCTTTAGCAACAAGATCGGTTCCTCAGTCATGGCGACAGCAGGTACACCGCGTACGACAACATCAACGACGCCATCTACCACAGCCGCAGACGTCAAGGAAAATGTTATTGGCAACGGCCGAGACCGGGGCTTTCCCTTCGAGTTTTTCACGGACGTTAACAAGCTGGTGGCGCGAACCACGCCGCAACCGCAGCCCGTGTACAAGCCACCCGCCAGCCGCGAACCCGTCACAGAAGTCGTAACAGCCATCTCCTTCAGTGAGTCCGCCCTGGCGGCGTGA